A single window of Castor canadensis chromosome 3, mCasCan1.hap1v2, whole genome shotgun sequence DNA harbors:
- the LOC109702317 gene encoding LOW QUALITY PROTEIN: dehydrogenase/reductase SDR family member 2, mitochondrial (The sequence of the model RefSeq protein was modified relative to this genomic sequence to represent the inferred CDS: deleted 1 base in 1 codon), with protein MFRSLTAGWKSLLSPAALLSLRSSSSGVNHRLKLPIKVAVVTGSTNGIGFAMAPPLAQDGAHVVIGSRKQQNVDRAVAKLRGEGLSVVGTMCHVGKTEVTMALEHCGGVDFLVCIEGVNPLVGSTLGSSEQVWDKILNVNMKAPALLLSQLLPHMEKRGQGSVVLMSSTAAYIPLCLLGAHNVSKTALLGLTKTLAVELAPKNIRVNCLAPGFINTDFSQVVRAKGSSWPMGKMSLVSASLLSLCREGQSEDCVGLVSFLCSQDDRYITGENIMVAAFSPLL; from the exons ATGTTTAGATCCCTGACTGCGGGTTGGAAGAGCCTCCTGTCCCCAGCAGCTCTTCTCTCCCTGAGGAGCAGCAGCAGTGGGGTCAATCATAGGCTCAAGCTGCCCATCAAAGTTGCTGTGGTTACAGGATCCACAAATGG GATTGGCTTCGCGATGGCCCCACCTCTGGCCCAGGATGGGGCCCATGTGGTCATCGGCAGCCGGAAGCAGCAGAACGTGGACAGGGCTGTGGCCAAGCTGAGGGGGGAGGGGCTGAGTGTGGTGGGTACTATGTGCCATGTGGGGAAGACTGAGGTAACCATG GCTCTGGAACACTGTGGGGGTGTGGACTTTCTGGTGTGCATAGAGGGCGTC AATCCCTTGGTGGGAAGTACCTTGGGGAGCAGTGAACAGGTCTGGGACAAG ATCCTGAATGTGAACATGAAGGCCCCAGCCCTGTTGCTGAGCCAGTTGCTGCCCCACATGGAgaagagagg ACAGGGTTCAGTGGTTCTGATGTCCTCAACTGCAGCCTATATTCCTCTATGT TTGCTGGGGGCCCACAATGTCAGTAAAACAGCCCTGCTGGGCCTCACCAAGACTCTAGCAGTGGAGCTGGCACCAAAGAACATCCGGGTAAACTGCCTGGCACCAGGATTCATCAACACAGACTTCAGCCAAGTGGTGAGGGCCAAGGGCAGTTCCT GGCCAATGGGGAAGATGTCACTTGTCTCAGCCTCACTTCTCTCTCTATGCAGAGAAGGGCAGTCTGAGGACTGTGTGGGACTTGTGTCCTTCCTGTGCTCTCAAGACGACAGGTACATCACTGGtgagaacatcatggtggctgCCTTCTCCCCTCTGCTCTGA